From the Diceros bicornis minor isolate mBicDic1 chromosome 19, mDicBic1.mat.cur, whole genome shotgun sequence genome, one window contains:
- the LOC131418617 gene encoding LOW QUALITY PROTEIN: progonadoliberin-2 (The sequence of the model RefSeq protein was modified relative to this genomic sequence to represent the inferred CDS: inserted 2 bases in 2 codons), producing the protein MPVVQGDPGGRGRGYVWECQTPSVLSTVPGTSPAMASFRLGLLLLLXHPGPSEAQHWSHGWXPGGKRASSSPQDRQHAPRPPGRVLGTAASSPGQIAHSLPSDALAPHEDSLPWEGRTVAWWQLRGKQHLVQTHW; encoded by the exons ATGCCAGTTGTCCAAGGGGAccctggaggaagaggaaggggctaTGTATGGGAGTGTCAGACTCCTTCAGTGCTGTCCACTGTCCCTGGGACCAGCCCTGCTATGGCTAGCTTCAGGCTAGGCCTCCTGCTGCTGC CCCACCCTGGACCTTCGGAGGCTCAGCACTGGTCGCATGGCT TTCCCGGAGGAAAGCGAGCCTCCAGCTCACCCCAGGACCGCCAGCATGCCCCTAGGCCCCCAG GAAGGGTCCTGGGCACTGCAGCAAGCAGCCCAGGCCAGATTGCCCATAGCCTTCCAAGCGATGCCCTGGCTCCCCATGAGGACAGTTTGCCCTGGGAGGGCAGGACTGTGGCCTGGTGGCAACTCCGTGGGAAGCAGCACCTAGTACAAACACACTGGTAA
- the MRPS26 gene encoding small ribosomal subunit protein mS26, which yields MLRAVSALGARPPCRPPGLLLLPARGRKTRHDPPAKSKVGRVATPPAVDPAEFFVLTERYRQYRQTVRALRLEFVSEVRKKQHEARAGVLAERKALEDAAEHRELMAWNQAENQRLHELRIARLRQEAQEQEQRRAEEKARQAREAQAWAQLKEQEVLQLQEEAKNFITRENLQARVEEALDSPKSYNWAITREGLVVRPKH from the exons ATGCTGCGTGCGGTGAGCGCTCTGGGAGCGCGGCCCCCGTGTCGGCCGCCgggcctgctgctgctgcccgcgCGGGGCCGCAAGACCCGCCACGACCCGCCGGCCAAGTCCAAGGTCGGACGCGTGGCGACCCCGCCCGCAGTGGATCCTGCAGAGTTCTTCGTGCTGACGGAGCGTTACCGGCAGTACCGCCAAACCGTGCGAGCCCTCAG GCTGGAGTTCGTGTCCGAGGTGCGGAAGAAGCAGCACGAGGCCCGGGCTGGGGTCCTGGCAGAGCGCAAAGCGCTGGAGGACGCCGCTGAGCACCGCGAGCtgatggcctggaaccaggcggAGAACCAGCGGCTGCACGAGCTGCG GATAGCGAGGCTGCGGCAGGAGGCCCAGGAGCAGGAGCAGCGGCGGGCCGAGGAGAAGGCCCGCCAGGCCCGGGAGGCGCAGGCCTGGGCGCAGCTCAAGGAACAGGAAGTGCTGCAGCTGCAG GAGGAGGCAAAAAACTTCATCACCCGAGAGAACCTGCAGGCACGGGTGGAAGAAGCACTGGACTCACCGAAGAGCTACAACTGGGCCATCACCAGAGAGGGGCTGGTGGTCAGGCCGAAGCACTAG